ATGAATTAACAGATATGTACGCAAagcaagcaaccactaaaacagaagtaaacatggagttTAACCACAGTAAAAAAGAAGTGAAGAATAAagttaagatccatccatccatccattttctaccgcttattcccttttgggatcgcggggggcgctggcgcctatctcagctacaatcgggcggaaggcggggtacaccctggacaagtcgccacctcatcgcagggccaacacagatagacagacaacattcacactcacattcacacactaaggccaatttagtgttgccaatcaacctattcccaggtgcatgtctttggaggtgggaggaagccggagtacccggagggaacccacgcagtcacggggagaacatgaaaactccactcAAAAAGATCcagaggaccttcgtattgtgaggcacatgcgttAGCGAAAGAGAGGGTTCGGTTGGAAGTGGAAGATATTTAAGGATTGCACTCAGAACATGTAGTATAgcatcatatatgtatatatatatatatatatatatatatatatatatatatatatatatatatatatatatatccatccatccattttctaccgcttattccctttcggggtcgcggggggcgctggcgcctatctcagctacaatcgggcggaaggcagggtacacactggacaagtcgccacctcatcgcagggccaacacagatagacagacaacattcacactcacattcacacactagggccaatttagtgttgccaatcaacctattcccaggtgcatgtctttggaggtgggaggaagccggagtacccggagggaacccacgcagtcacggggagaacatgaaaactccactcAAAAAGATCcagaggaccttcgtattgtgaggcacatgcgttAGCGAAAGAGAAGGTTCGGTTAGAAGTGGAAGATATTTAAGGATTGCACTCAGAACATGTAGTAtagcatcatatatatatatatatatatataaatgtattaattttttaaaCTGGGTTAAAAAGTAAAGCTGATTTTGATTCTATAGAGTTCCATGTCGTCCACACTCCATATCAGAAGGTGGCGGTAATGCAAAgtagaaggttgcttgccaactgcCATTAaactaaagaagaagaagaagaagaagaaaacgcGTACATGACAGCCAAATATCTCAACTCTTACGGTAAACATGAACTTCTTTTACTCCCCCCCTCTATTTAGTTGCAATAAACTTGTTTTTTGTGCATGCTCTCTTGTGTTTTTTAGTGTTATAAAAGAGCCTAAAGACGACGTGCGCAAACAAACAGGAAGTCTTGCTCTTTCGTTCCCTCAAAGATAAACAGGCGCCAATTCGATCGTTTGGAATAACAAGTGCATACACTTATAAAGCAAAGTGTGTATTCCAACCACCTTCCTCGAGGGTTATGTTTTTTAACATCAGAAATTGCCTGCTATTTATTGTAAGTTGATTTTAAGCACAAGCAATGACAAAAAAATGGAagttttgggaaaaaaatgtccattgGCAACTGATAACATGCCTTAAATCACACCAACAGAGAAATCATAGTAGTACAAATGTATATTGTACAAATGGCAACACGGTAATGTTGCCCCCCAGTGACCTGACTATATGCACTTGACCTACAAAACATAGATGGAGAGATGCTTCAATTACATTTGACAAATGTAAAATTTCATTTAAACTTTTCTTTCCCAGGGTTTTCTGCCTAAACATGATGGATGTTATCCGGTTTCTCCGAAGCCAAAAGGTCAAGCTGATAGAAATTCTCAGCGCGGATGCTGACTTTGTTGTGCAGCACGCGGACTCTCGTTCTCTGCTGTCTCCCGCGGGATACGAGCAGGTGCAAGCATGCAGAATTTCAAGTGAGAAAGTGGTGCTGCTCCTTGATCACATCATCAAGAGAGGGCCTGTGTCAGCATGGGGACTGCTGGAGTTACTGAAGGAGCCACCGCTGCAAGAAACTTTCCCGATGCTGGACTCTTTGAAGAATCAGCAAGTCGACTCATTGGCGTGCGGTACAACATCACTTACGAGTatcatttcaaattcttttgaatgcTGAAACAATTCTCTTTTCTCTTCATACATGGCAAAGATACCCAGAGAAAAAGAAAGTTAGTTCCTGATGTTAAACATGAGACTATTACACACATTAAAATATGCAAGAAAGGTAGGTGAAATATCACAAAATTTGTTTCTGTGAACGAATGCAGCACCCGCATGATGTGTCTCCACTTTCCAGAAGATTCTCACATCGTGTCGGAAAGGCAGCTGATGATCGTCGCATGCGGCATGGGACGATCTTGGAGAGAAATCGGCAGGCTGGCTTTGCAAATCCCCACGGTGAGGCTGGAGCAGATCGAAGAGGACCATTCCATCCTGAAGGAGCGCGCGTTTGCAATGCTAAACTATTGGAGGATATGCCAGAGGAAAAAGGCCACTGCCGCTTACCTGCACTCCCTGCTTAGTCAAAAAGACTGGGCACTGCCTCCTGAGAGAATTGACTTTCTTTTAGAGACCAACtgaggcatttttaaacattccTTTTCAAAGGAAACTTTGGGTATGATGCCTCCCTACTTTTCACATTCAACAATTATGGTGATATCTTCTACAAGCCTCAACATAAATCCAATAGCTGGCAGTGAAATTCCATTTTAAActtttcaaccctttttcgaaGTATGCCTTTTGGAAGATATAATGTTTAGTTTTTAGTCATAAGAAATGGTCTTGATAATAATCAAtagtattacatatatatatatatatatatatatatatatatatatatatatatatatatatatatatatatatatatatgaaataatgtgtgtgaatgttgtctgtgttggccctgcgatgtggtggcaaCTTTTCTAGGGTGcagcctgccttccgcccaactgcagctgggatagccttcagcaccccctgcgactctGAGAggaacaagccgtagaaaatggaaggtgtttctaaatatttatttttacgaTATTTGTATAATTGTCAAGGATGTACTCCAAGAAAAagcacattttgtttatttaaaatcttgacaaaaaaaaaaccatgtCTATACATTAGGTGTAATAAACCCACTGTAAAAAGCGAGCAGTTGATACCTCATTATCAGTGAGTAATACAAGATGATTATAGTAATTAATAACAGCGAACATATACAAAAACTTTTGATCGcgagtaaagaacataatgtcatggctgtcttagtttccaataatttctacaacttattttttgtgatacagtgattggagcacatacttgttggtcacaaaaaacattcatgaagtttggttcttttatgaatttattatgggtctactgaaaatgtgaccaaatatgctgggtcaaaagtataaatgcactaatgttaatatttggttacatgtcccttggcaagtttcactacaataaggcgcttttggtagccatttgcaagcttctggttgaatttttgaccactcttgacaatattggtgcagttcagctaaatttgttggttttcttacatggacttgtttcttcaataTTGTCGACACGTTTAAattaggactttgggaaggtctaaaaccttaattttagctaTATTGAGCCATTCCAGAAGGTCTTAACTTTTTCCATGTGATGTCAgtggaaacaaaaattgagctgtttggccacaatacccagcaatatgtttggaggagaaaaggtgaggcctttaatcccaggaacatcattcctgcatggtggtggtagtattatgctctgggcctgttttgttgccagtggaactgttgctttacagagagtaaatgggacaatgtaaaagcaggattacctccaaattcttcaggacaacctaaaatcatcagccctgaggttgggtcttgggcgcagttgtgttccaacaggacaatgacaccaaacacatgtcaaaagtggtaaaggaatggctcaatcaatctagaattaaggttttagaatgaccttcccaaagtcctgagttAAACGTggataatgctgaagaaacaagtctatgtcagaaaaccaacaaatttagctgaactgctccaattttgtctggaggagtggtcaaaaattcaaccacaagtttgtggatggctaccaaaagtgccttattgcagtgaaacttgccaagggacatgtaactaaatattaacattgctgtatgtatacttttgacccagcaaatttggtcacattttcagtagacccataataaattcataaaacaaccaaacttaatgaatgttttttgtgacaaacaagtatgtgctccaatcactctatcactaaaaaataagagttgtaaaaattattggaaactcaagaccaccatgacattatgttctttacaagtgtatgtaaaacaattatatatatatatatatatatatatatatatatatatatatatatacatgtatgtacatatatatgtatatatatatatatacacacacacacacacacatacatgggcttcacggtggaagaagggttagtgtgtctgcctcacaatacgaaggtcctgggtagtctcgggttcaatcccgggcttgggatctttctgtaaggagtttgcatgtcctccccgtgaatgcgtgggttccctccgtgtactccggcttcctcccacttccaaagacatgcacctggggataggttgattggcaacactaaattggccctagtgtgtgagttgtctgtctatctgtgttgaccctgcgatgaggtggcgacttgtccagggtgtacccagccttccgcccgattgtagctgagataggcaccagcgaccccaaagggaataagcggttgaaaaatggatggggatatatatatatatattaggggtgggcaaattaatgcgttaattacgagttaactcatcaatctattaacgcagacaattattttatcgcgtatttgcgtatgttgtttacatgcttttattttgttaacgccttttcttataaagatggcggcgcccggacgggcttcggcgtggaggggctcttgctaaagatggaacatttggcaaaaataccggacaattctgcaaatttcatggctggcttacagcgtggtcactccgggatcacttacgaccgccagacaattctgaatgtggatagatcggcccgttttggactgaatgacgcgtgcttcctagaccggctagctagcatgggaatactttgccggctacatccagcggcctgtgaagcagcggagtatatgtgttgtctgtctatttatgaataatgcagacgaggcgtgttggctgagttcttaacgtttactttcagagcgtgcatatcacaacatacaagatgccgtcatggcaacacataacctataccgggctacctcgcatg
The DNA window shown above is from Nerophis ophidion isolate RoL-2023_Sa linkage group LG06, RoL_Noph_v1.0, whole genome shotgun sequence and carries:
- the zgc:174906 gene encoding uncharacterized protein zgc:174906 isoform X1, producing the protein MMDVIRFLRSQKVKLIEILSADADFVVQHADSRSLLSPAGYEQVQACRISSEKVVLLLDHIIKRGPVSAWGLLELLKEPPLQETFPMLDSLKNQQVDSLACDTQRKRKLVPDVKHETITHIKICKKEDSHIVSERQLMIVACGMGRSWREIGRLALQIPTVRLEQIEEDHSILKERAFAMLNYWRICQRKKATAAYLHSLLSQKDWALPPERIDFLLETN
- the zgc:174906 gene encoding uncharacterized protein zgc:174906 isoform X2, with the translated sequence MMDVIRFLRSQKVKLIEILSADADFVVQHADSRSLLSPAGYEQVQACRISSEKVVLLLDHIIKRGPVSAWGLLELLKEPPLQETFPMLDSLKNQQVDSLACDTQRKRKLVPDVKHETITHIKICKKDSHIVSERQLMIVACGMGRSWREIGRLALQIPTVRLEQIEEDHSILKERAFAMLNYWRICQRKKATAAYLHSLLSQKDWALPPERIDFLLETN
- the zgc:174906 gene encoding uncharacterized protein zgc:174906 isoform X4, whose protein sequence is MMDVIRFLRSQKVKLIEILSADADFVVQHADSRSLLSPAGYEQVQACRISSEKVVLLLDHIIKRGPVSAWGLLELLKEPPLQETFPMLDSLKNQQVDSLACDTQRKRKLVPDVKHETITHIKICKKDSHIVSERQLMIVACGMGRSWREIGRLALQIPTGAACLPPNCSWDSLQHPLRL
- the zgc:174906 gene encoding uncharacterized protein zgc:174906 isoform X3; translated protein: MMDVIRFLRSQKVKLIEILSADADFVVQHADSRSLLSPAGYEQVQACRISSEKVVLLLDHIIKRGPVSAWGLLELLKEPPLQETFPMLDSLKNQQVDSLACDTQRKRKLVPDVKHETITHIKICKKEDSHIVSERQLMIVACGMGRSWREIGRLALQIPTGAACLPPNCSWDSLQHPLRL